The following coding sequences are from one Planctomycetota bacterium window:
- a CDS encoding DUF933 domain-containing protein has protein sequence EAAARIHTDLARGFISCEVLSYEEYSKWKNYHEARARALKRTEGKGYVMQDFDLIEVKSGV, from the coding sequence GAGGCCGCGGCGCGCATTCACACGGATCTGGCCCGGGGCTTCATCAGCTGCGAGGTCCTCTCCTACGAGGAATACTCGAAGTGGAAAAACTACCATGAAGCCCGCGCCCGGGCGCTCAAGCGTACCGAAGGAAAAGGGTACGTGATGCAGGACTTCGACCTCATCGAGGTGAAGTCCGGCGTCTGA